TATCCGTTTCTCGACCGTCACAACCAACTCGACTTTCGCAACCCTGATGTGTCGTCGGTAGCGGTCGATGCCCACAAAATGCTCCAGGCGCCTTATGGTACGGGTATTTTCCTCTGCCGGAAGGGCTATATCGAACACGTGCTCACCAAAGAAGCCGACTACGTTGAAGGCATGGACCTAACCCTGAGCGGCAGTCGTTCGGGTGCCAATGTCGTGGCCGTCTGGATGATTCTGAAAGCCTACGGCTATGCCGATTGGTTCGAAAAAGTGCAGGTGCTGCAATTGCGTACCGCCTGGTTGTGCAGCCAACTCGATGCGTTGGGCGTGGCGTATTTCCGTGAGCCGAACCTGAATATTGTTGCGATCCGGGCGTCGTTTATCGACGATCCGGTGGCGGAGCGCTACAACCTCGTGCCCGAGCACCACACCGGGCCTAACGACTGGTATAAGGTCGTGATCATGCAGCATGTCGACCTCGAGATACTGGGACGTCTCGTGACGGATATCATGCAACGGGTAGGCCTCGAAATGGAAATCCCCTTACAGTAAACCATAAGGGGATTCCGGTAACTTCTTTTTCTATGTCTATCAGGATTTGCCTGTCTTAACCGACGGCCAATTCGCATCGGCCTTTTTGATCAAGGCGTCTCGGTCTTTGTTCCATTCGGTGCGCACGTCTTTATTATAGTTGAGATAGAGTTTCCCCGCTACGATGGTAAACGCATCCGCTTCCGTAGGTGCCTTGTAGCCCCGCGAACAACCGTAGGCACAGTAACCACCATATTGTGGCAGGTATTTCGCAGGATCAGCTTTGAAGGCTGCAAGGGTTTCGTTACTTGAGAAATGCCAGTCGGCGTTTTCGTAACGGTATACGAGTTCCGGTTTTCCTTCGACCGCGCGCCCTTCGGTGAAATACGCCACGA
This genomic interval from Flavobacterium sp. HJ-32-4 contains the following:
- a CDS encoding YHS domain-containing (seleno)protein, which encodes MKKFVLLVMIALAGFAARAQQSPVYETKKGALNGYDVVAYFTEGRAVEGKPELVYRYENADWHFSSNETLAAFKADPAKYLPQYGGYCAYGCSRGYKAPTEADAFTIVAGKLYLNYNKDVRTEWNKDRDALIKKADANWPSVKTGKS